One genomic segment of Centroberyx gerrardi isolate f3 chromosome 4, fCenGer3.hap1.cur.20231027, whole genome shotgun sequence includes these proteins:
- the smad3b gene encoding mothers against decapentaplegic homolog 3b, giving the protein MSILPFTPPIVKRLLGWKKGEQNGQEEKWCEKAVKSLVKKLKKTGQLDELEKAITTQNINTKCITIPRSLDGRLQVSHRKGLPHVIYCRLWRWPDLQSHHELRAVDLCEFAFHTKKDEVCVNPYHYQRVETPILPPVLVPRHTDIPTEFPPLDDYSHSIPENTNFPAGIEPQSNYIPETPPPGYLSEDGETSDHQLNHSMDTSSPSLSPNPVSPANSNLDLQPVTYCESAFWCSISYYELNQRVGETFHASQPSLTVDGFTDPSNSERFCLGLLSNVNRNSAVELTRRHIGRGVRLYYIGGEVFAECLSDSAIFVQSPNCNQRYGWHPATVCKIPPGCNLKIFNNQEFAALLAQSVNQGFEAVYQLTRMCTIRMSFVKGWGAEYRRQTVTSTPCWIELHLNGPLQWLDKVLTQMGSPSIRCSSVS; this is encoded by the exons atgtctaTATTACCGTTCACTCCCCCAATCGTGAAGAGGCTTCTTGGCTGGAAGAAGGGAGAGCAGAACGGACAAGAGGAGAAATGGTGCGAAAAGGCTGTCAAAAGTCTTGTGAAGAAGTTGAAAAAGACGGGACAGTTGGACGAGTTGGAAAAAGCCATTACCACACagaatatcaacacaaaatgcATAACCATACCCAG GTCTCTAGATGGGCGTCTACAGGTCTCCCACAGAAAAGGTCTTCCTCATGTGATCTACTGCCGCTTGTGGCGCTGGCCAGACCTGCAATCCCACCATGAGCTGAGGGCGGTCGACCTCTGTGAGTTTGCCTTCCACACCAAGAAGGATGAAGTGTGTGTCAACCCATACCACTACCAGAGAGTGGAGACACCAA tTTTGCCTCCTGTCCTAGTACCACGGCACACAGATATCCCCACAGAGTTTCCACCGTTGGATGACTACAGCCATTCCATCCCTGAAAACACCAACTTCCCAGCTGGCATTGAGCCCCAGAGTAACTATATCCCTG aaacTCCTCCACCTGGGTATCTGAGTGAAGATGGAGAGACAAGCGACCACCAGCTCAACCACAGCATGGACACAA GTTCACCCAGCCTGTCGCCCAATCCTGTCTCACCAGCAAACAGTAACCTCG ATTTGCAACCTGTGACGTACTGCGAGTCTGCCTTCTGGTGTTCTATCTCCTATTATGAGCTGAACCAACGGGTAGGAGAGACCTTCCACGCCTCACAGCCCTCGCTCACAGTAGATGGATTCACAGATCCCTCCAACTCTGAACGCTTCTGTCTGGGCTTGCTGTCCAACGTCAACCGCAACTCAGCAGTAGAGCTGACACGCAGACATATAG gACGGGGCGTGAGGTTGTACTACATTGGGGGAGAGGTGTTTGCAGAGTGTCTCAGTGACAGTGCCATCTTTGTCCAGAGTCCCAACTGCAACCAGCGCTATGGCTGGCATCCTGCCACTGTCTGCAAAATCCCTCCAG GCTGCAATCTGAAGATCTTTAACAACCAGGAGTTTGCTGCCCTGCTGgcccagtcagtcaaccagggCTTTGAGGCGGTCTACCAGCTCACTAGGATGTGCACCATTCGCATGAGTTTTGTCAAAGGTTGGGGAGCAGAGTACAG